In a single window of the Terriglobus roseus genome:
- a CDS encoding D-alanine--D-alanine ligase family protein, with protein sequence MAVRALPRAQGEIPLAKKLRVGVLFGGKSGEHEVSLRSGASILLAIDKSRYDVVPMGIAKTGQWLPAEASTAMLGGDFAPKLGKTSTKKKAADTSIASQAPGTAGLDVVFPVLHGTFGEDGTIQGMLELADVAYVGSGVLGSSVGMDKDAMKKMFAVAGLPIVKHVTLLRGEWKANPKKCTKTIEDKLKYPVFVKPANLGSSVGISKVRERAELARAMDEAASFDRKIVIEEGVSGTGKLKGKGKPRELEIAVLGNDDPIASVVGEIVPDREFYDYASKYDSTSTSEPVIPAKITKAQSKQIQAMAIAAFKSCDCSGLARVDFLMEAVEPGSKKEPKIFLNEINTMPGFTSISMYPKLWEATGIGYSELIDRLIALAIERHDERAATTFSKS encoded by the coding sequence ATGGCCGTACGCGCGTTGCCGCGTGCGCAAGGGGAGATTCCGTTGGCAAAGAAGCTGCGCGTGGGTGTGTTGTTTGGTGGCAAGTCGGGCGAGCATGAGGTGTCGCTGCGCTCGGGCGCATCGATTCTGCTGGCCATCGACAAGAGCAGGTACGACGTGGTGCCCATGGGCATCGCCAAGACCGGCCAGTGGCTGCCCGCCGAAGCGTCCACCGCTATGCTTGGCGGCGACTTCGCGCCGAAGCTCGGTAAGACCTCCACAAAGAAGAAAGCGGCTGACACCAGCATCGCTTCGCAGGCACCAGGCACCGCCGGCCTCGACGTCGTCTTCCCTGTGTTGCACGGCACCTTCGGTGAAGACGGCACCATCCAGGGCATGCTCGAACTTGCCGACGTTGCCTACGTCGGCTCGGGTGTTCTCGGCTCCTCAGTGGGCATGGACAAAGACGCCATGAAGAAGATGTTCGCCGTGGCCGGCCTGCCCATCGTGAAGCACGTCACCCTTCTGCGCGGCGAGTGGAAGGCCAATCCGAAGAAGTGCACCAAAACCATCGAAGACAAGCTGAAGTACCCGGTTTTCGTAAAGCCCGCAAACCTCGGCTCCTCGGTCGGCATCAGCAAGGTGCGCGAACGCGCCGAACTTGCCAGGGCCATGGATGAGGCCGCGTCCTTCGATCGCAAGATCGTTATCGAAGAAGGTGTCAGCGGCACCGGCAAGCTGAAGGGGAAGGGCAAGCCACGCGAGCTTGAGATCGCCGTGCTGGGCAATGACGATCCCATCGCCAGCGTCGTCGGCGAGATCGTGCCCGACCGCGAATTCTACGACTACGCCAGCAAGTACGACAGCACCAGCACCAGCGAACCGGTCATCCCGGCGAAGATCACCAAGGCACAGTCGAAGCAGATTCAGGCGATGGCCATCGCCGCCTTCAAGTCCTGCGACTGCAGCGGCCTGGCCCGCGTCGACTTCCTCATGGAAGCCGTCGAACCCGGCTCAAAGAAGGAACCAAAGATCTTCCTGAATGAGATCAACACCATGCCCGGCTTCACCAGCATCAGCATGTACCCCAAGCTGTGGGAAGCCACGGGCATCGGCTACAGCGAACTGATCGACCGTCTGATCGCACTCGCCATCGAACGCCACGACGAGCGTGCTGCGACGACGTTTTCAAAGTCGTAG
- a CDS encoding class I SAM-dependent methyltransferase has protein sequence MQCLKLDESGCCPTEEVVVRRNLFERRHWLYAFFREHVFRDHTEEIKRSIFPSSGPRPGTRVLELGCGPGFYACRLARLFPQIQTIGIDQSVSLLEWARSRASASHLQNCSFRHGDACALHDGLEQVDAIVVSRLFLIVHDRERVVSEIFRILKPGGRCFVAEPTTRFKTRLPLWFMQISELLSGDSPWRANASSPVKVLSADEFGRLVHSQPWQQVEMVYRDGYQYAICTKRAAAASDEVASSFDRSAA, from the coding sequence ATGCAGTGCTTGAAGCTGGACGAGTCTGGTTGTTGTCCGACGGAAGAAGTGGTGGTGCGAAGGAACCTCTTTGAACGGCGCCACTGGCTCTACGCATTTTTCCGCGAACATGTCTTTCGCGATCACACGGAAGAGATCAAGCGGTCGATCTTTCCTTCGAGTGGACCGCGTCCTGGCACGCGTGTGTTGGAGTTGGGATGCGGCCCGGGCTTCTATGCCTGCCGGTTGGCGCGCCTGTTCCCCCAGATACAGACCATCGGCATTGACCAGTCGGTAAGCCTGCTCGAGTGGGCACGATCGCGAGCATCGGCATCGCATCTGCAGAACTGCTCCTTCCGTCACGGCGATGCGTGCGCCTTGCACGACGGCCTGGAACAGGTCGACGCGATCGTGGTGTCGCGCCTGTTCCTGATCGTGCACGACCGGGAGCGAGTGGTGTCCGAGATCTTTCGGATCCTGAAGCCCGGCGGTAGATGCTTCGTGGCCGAGCCGACAACGCGATTCAAGACACGTCTGCCGTTGTGGTTCATGCAGATCTCCGAGCTGCTGAGCGGGGACAGTCCTTGGAGAGCAAACGCATCGTCTCCAGTCAAGGTCTTATCCGCGGATGAGTTCGGACGGCTCGTCCACTCTCAACCGTGGCAACAGGTTGAGATGGTGTACCGCGACGGCTACCAATACGCCATCTGCACAAAGCGCGCGGCTGCGGCGTCAGACGAGGTAGCGTCATCGTTCGACAGGAGTGCTGCCTAA
- a CDS encoding molybdopterin-dependent oxidoreductase has product MATVEEENKVILARSRRHTRRSFLGAGVAAAAGFGLYRWIEGRPAEDDQQIPYRDAFEANAAISKALFHDHALAPTYPLHQAENLRVNGVFGLKEEMVPESYRLQVVGSTAGAQHARFSRDVTAWEYRYTQAKSAEDHGHDTKSAPHQTDQTIREKPERGREDAGESDSTLAPGTPGLLLTMDDVLKLPRQELVTQFKCIEGWSQIVHWAGVRMADFLEAYPPEKVGGREPKFVYMETPDGDYYTGYDLAVCRHPQTLLVTEMMGAPLTQFHGAPLRLHMPTKYGYKQIKRIGLISYTNNKPDDYWTKLGYDWYAGL; this is encoded by the coding sequence ATGGCAACCGTTGAAGAAGAGAACAAGGTCATCCTGGCGCGGTCACGCAGACACACGCGCCGATCGTTCCTGGGAGCGGGCGTAGCCGCTGCCGCAGGGTTCGGCCTTTACCGGTGGATCGAGGGGAGACCCGCCGAGGATGATCAACAGATACCGTACCGGGACGCCTTTGAAGCCAATGCTGCGATCTCGAAGGCACTGTTTCACGATCACGCCTTGGCGCCGACCTATCCGCTGCATCAAGCGGAGAACCTGCGGGTGAACGGTGTCTTCGGCCTCAAGGAAGAAATGGTGCCTGAGAGCTACAGGCTCCAGGTAGTTGGGTCCACCGCGGGTGCGCAGCATGCTCGCTTCAGCCGGGATGTTACTGCGTGGGAGTATCGCTACACGCAGGCAAAGTCTGCAGAAGATCACGGACATGACACGAAGAGTGCTCCGCACCAGACGGACCAGACGATAAGAGAGAAACCAGAGCGTGGTCGAGAGGACGCTGGCGAGAGCGACTCCACACTTGCGCCCGGCACACCGGGTCTGTTGCTGACGATGGATGATGTCCTCAAGCTGCCGCGGCAGGAACTGGTAACGCAGTTCAAGTGCATCGAGGGCTGGAGTCAGATCGTTCACTGGGCTGGTGTTCGCATGGCTGATTTTCTTGAGGCTTATCCGCCGGAGAAGGTTGGCGGCCGCGAGCCGAAGTTTGTGTACATGGAGACGCCGGATGGCGATTACTACACCGGCTATGACCTGGCCGTGTGCCGTCATCCGCAGACGCTGCTGGTGACCGAGATGATGGGTGCGCCTTTGACCCAGTTTCATGGGGCGCCGCTGCGACTGCACATGCCGACGAAGTACGGCTACAAGCAAATCAAACGGATCGGGCTGATCAGTTATACGAACAACAAGCCCGATGATTACTGGACCAAGCTGGGATACGACTGGTACGCCGGACTGTAA
- a CDS encoding cytochrome b/b6 domain-containing protein — MRKIVQEEPLQLDRKHPLAIRWMHWINFPLLFLMIWSGLLIYWNDSDNPYQHPHAVYRIGIGSFTLVRLFPDWFWKATNAPNHVTQALGHHFFFMWLFVANGIAYVLFLVLSGEWRFLVPQKRSLRDAVQVTLVDLHLRKGLPPQTKYNGAQRIAYSAVILMGAGMLVTGLAIYKPTQLHWLTSLLGGYEMARWEHFWLTMSFLGFFLVHVGQVVLAGWNNFRAMVSGLEIKRVDEPSVEAERKSW, encoded by the coding sequence ATGAGGAAGATTGTGCAGGAAGAACCGTTGCAACTCGACCGGAAGCATCCGCTGGCCATTCGATGGATGCACTGGATCAACTTCCCGCTGCTGTTCCTGATGATCTGGAGCGGGCTGCTGATCTATTGGAACGACTCCGACAACCCATACCAGCATCCGCACGCGGTGTACCGCATCGGGATCGGTTCCTTTACGTTGGTGCGGCTGTTCCCGGACTGGTTCTGGAAGGCGACGAACGCGCCCAATCACGTGACGCAGGCACTGGGTCATCATTTCTTCTTCATGTGGCTCTTTGTCGCGAACGGCATCGCTTACGTTCTGTTCCTTGTCCTCTCCGGCGAGTGGCGATTTCTCGTTCCGCAAAAGCGCAGTCTGCGGGATGCCGTGCAAGTCACACTGGTCGATCTGCATCTTCGCAAGGGGTTGCCGCCCCAGACGAAGTACAACGGTGCGCAGCGCATCGCTTACTCGGCCGTAATCCTGATGGGCGCGGGCATGCTGGTCACCGGTCTCGCAATCTACAAGCCGACGCAGTTGCACTGGCTGACGTCGTTGCTGGGTGGTTATGAGATGGCGCGATGGGAGCACTTCTGGCTGACGATGAGCTTTCTTGGATTCTTCCTGGTTCATGTGGGACAGGTGGTGCTGGCCGGATGGAATAACTTCCGCGCGATGGTCAGCGGTCTTGAGATCAAACGTGTCGACGAACCATCGGTGGAAGCAGAAAGGAAGTCCTGGTGA
- a CDS encoding anti-sigma factor family protein: MVIECKHVWDYISDYLDGSLPPETRELVQRHLDHCEICSAILDSTRNILVLTADDRVFELPIGFSDRLHQRLNAEINKDRGLGDSS; encoded by the coding sequence ATGGTCATAGAGTGCAAGCACGTATGGGATTACATCTCCGACTACCTGGATGGCTCACTGCCGCCCGAGACGCGGGAACTGGTGCAGAGGCATCTCGATCACTGCGAGATCTGCTCGGCCATTCTGGATTCGACGCGGAACATCCTTGTTTTGACAGCCGACGATCGTGTCTTTGAACTGCCCATCGGATTCAGTGATCGTCTGCATCAGCGGCTGAACGCGGAGATCAACAAGGACCGAGGCTTAGGCGACTCGTCCTAG
- a CDS encoding sigma-70 family RNA polymerase sigma factor encodes MRNESDIRDEAGMIASILAGETQLYHELIRPYERSVYLMALTYMKNESDAEDVAQEAFLKAYRNLASFRSEARFSTWLISITLNEARSRLRKQATVRVESLDELMDDSSKASPAMLRDWREIPSEAIERGEVRQLLQQAVADLPEIYRRVFLLREVQEFSVIETAEALQISVPSVKVRLHRARMMLQRQLTPELRAATSKSKRRWLPWS; translated from the coding sequence ATGAGGAACGAGAGCGACATCAGGGATGAAGCAGGCATGATCGCTTCTATCCTGGCCGGCGAGACACAGCTCTATCACGAGCTGATCCGTCCGTATGAGCGCAGCGTGTATCTGATGGCCCTGACCTATATGAAGAACGAAAGCGATGCTGAGGACGTTGCACAGGAGGCCTTCCTGAAGGCCTATCGCAATCTTGCCAGCTTCCGGTCGGAGGCAAGGTTCAGCACGTGGCTCATCAGCATCACCCTGAATGAGGCTCGCAGCCGGTTACGCAAGCAGGCGACCGTCCGTGTCGAATCGCTGGATGAGCTTATGGACGACAGTTCGAAAGCCTCTCCGGCGATGCTTCGTGACTGGCGCGAGATTCCATCCGAAGCGATCGAGCGCGGCGAAGTGCGTCAGTTGCTGCAGCAGGCCGTTGCCGATCTGCCAGAGATCTATCGTCGCGTGTTTCTTCTGCGAGAGGTTCAGGAATTCAGTGTGATCGAGACGGCGGAGGCGTTGCAGATCAGCGTCCCATCCGTAAAGGTCCGGCTGCATCGTGCACGCATGATGTTGCAGCGGCAACTGACGCCAGAGCTTCGGGCCGCAACATCCAAATCAAAGAGGAGGTGGCTCCCATGGTCATAG
- a CDS encoding DUF1223 domain-containing protein, which produces MNTFRKTTWSIAACLLAVSPLPMAISQPKHAETPPNIVLVELFTSEGCSSCPPADELLRKVNGRQTAAGQLVVGISEHVTYWNRLGWTDPFSSSTYTDRQDRYANRFGLDSVYTPQMVVNGQQQFVGSNESLLGRALADQVKQKRINLRILSSEFQNGNIAIHFAASQLPSNRPLNIVATLTDDLAISKVIRGENGGRSLQHVAVARSLATIATIHGDTDTTVNVPWNAVDATKQGAAHHLILFAQEAGQGAIVGADATPVIL; this is translated from the coding sequence ATGAATACGTTTCGCAAAACGACATGGTCGATTGCCGCCTGCCTTCTGGCAGTATCTCCTCTGCCCATGGCAATTTCGCAGCCGAAGCATGCAGAGACGCCGCCGAACATCGTGCTCGTCGAGCTGTTCACCTCGGAGGGCTGCTCCAGCTGTCCGCCCGCGGATGAACTGTTGCGCAAGGTGAATGGCAGGCAGACCGCAGCAGGTCAGCTCGTCGTCGGAATCAGTGAACATGTGACGTACTGGAACCGGTTGGGATGGACGGATCCGTTTTCTTCCTCGACCTATACGGACCGGCAGGATCGCTACGCGAACCGTTTTGGCCTGGACAGTGTGTACACCCCGCAGATGGTCGTAAACGGTCAGCAGCAGTTTGTTGGAAGCAATGAGTCTCTTCTGGGTCGAGCGCTTGCCGATCAGGTCAAACAAAAGAGGATCAATCTTCGGATCCTTTCAAGCGAGTTTCAGAACGGCAACATTGCAATCCATTTCGCGGCATCGCAACTGCCCTCGAATCGACCGCTCAACATCGTCGCTACACTCACAGACGACCTTGCAATCTCCAAGGTGATTCGCGGAGAGAATGGCGGGCGCTCCTTGCAGCATGTTGCCGTCGCTCGGTCACTCGCAACGATTGCGACCATCCACGGAGATACGGACACAACCGTCAACGTGCCGTGGAACGCAGTCGATGCGACGAAGCAGGGAGCGGCGCATCATCTGATCCTCTTTGCGCAGGAAGCAGGGCAGGGCGCAATTGTCGGCGCGGATGCGACACCGGTCATCCTGTGA
- a CDS encoding peroxiredoxin family protein, with protein MPIATTSHNVSSVSSRTSLIRRLLAVTFAASTLLGALHAQTPAVGNVAPDFTLNTPTGNSVQLSKGLKQASTVLIVLRGYPGYQCPFCQKQLHDFIEHASEFAAKKATVLLVYPGPPADLDQRAKEALAQQANLPANITLVVDPDYTVTNLYGLRWNAPHETAYPATFILDHNGKVLFEKISHGHGDRTSAQDVLAALR; from the coding sequence ATGCCCATCGCAACGACGTCTCATAACGTTTCCAGCGTATCGTCCCGCACGTCTCTCATCCGCAGACTGCTTGCTGTCACGTTTGCTGCGTCCACACTGCTGGGCGCGCTCCACGCACAGACTCCTGCAGTGGGTAACGTCGCGCCGGACTTCACGCTCAACACGCCCACGGGTAATTCGGTGCAACTCTCGAAGGGGCTCAAACAAGCGTCGACGGTCCTGATCGTGTTGCGTGGCTACCCGGGCTATCAGTGCCCCTTCTGTCAGAAACAGCTACACGACTTCATCGAACATGCGTCGGAGTTTGCGGCGAAGAAGGCGACGGTCCTTCTCGTCTACCCGGGTCCGCCGGCAGATCTCGATCAGCGAGCAAAGGAGGCGCTCGCACAGCAGGCCAACCTTCCTGCGAACATCACGCTTGTCGTCGATCCGGATTACACGGTGACGAACCTCTACGGCCTGCGATGGAATGCACCGCACGAGACGGCTTACCCGGCCACGTTCATCCTGGATCACAACGGGAAGGTCCTCTTTGAGAAGATCAGCCACGGCCATGGGGATCGCACCTCCGCGCAGGATGTCCTGGCCGCGCTTCGCTAA
- a CDS encoding CPBP family intramembrane glutamic endopeptidase — protein sequence MNKQLPVFFAFLGLFSAAAYALVIHSHHMDAPLSRFTMWCPGFAALCTCFVLRIPVGSLGWSWPAPRFLKLAYFLPLLYAAPVYLITWLAIHGALSLQSFEATMSGMYGLRQWPVFGTFAVALPLLFTVNVIATCVWALGEELGWRGFLFPRLHQRFGFHGACLISGAIWAVWHFPGLLWADYNVGTNPFFAMTCFTVGVVAMAYLMGYLRLQSGSLWPCVLIHASHNTFVQGIYDPLTAPVGAAKYITSEFGAGLALSIVIAAVVLVSRGRHETGLSSR from the coding sequence TTGAATAAGCAACTGCCCGTCTTCTTCGCTTTCCTCGGTCTCTTCAGCGCAGCCGCATACGCGCTTGTGATTCACAGCCACCACATGGATGCGCCACTGAGCAGGTTCACGATGTGGTGCCCCGGGTTCGCTGCGCTTTGTACCTGCTTCGTGCTCCGAATCCCGGTCGGAAGCCTGGGCTGGAGTTGGCCCGCACCGCGGTTCCTGAAGCTCGCGTACTTCCTTCCACTGCTCTATGCCGCACCCGTCTACCTGATCACATGGCTGGCGATCCACGGCGCGCTTTCGCTGCAAAGCTTCGAAGCCACCATGTCTGGCATGTACGGACTGAGACAGTGGCCTGTCTTTGGAACCTTTGCCGTCGCTCTACCGCTGTTATTCACCGTCAATGTAATCGCCACATGCGTGTGGGCGCTGGGTGAGGAACTGGGCTGGCGTGGCTTTCTGTTTCCCCGTCTGCATCAACGGTTTGGCTTCCACGGCGCATGCCTCATCTCGGGAGCGATCTGGGCGGTCTGGCACTTCCCCGGGCTGCTCTGGGCTGATTACAACGTCGGCACCAATCCCTTCTTCGCCATGACGTGTTTCACTGTGGGCGTGGTCGCGATGGCGTACCTCATGGGCTACCTGCGGCTACAGTCCGGCAGCCTCTGGCCTTGTGTTCTTATCCACGCAAGCCACAATACCTTCGTTCAGGGCATCTACGATCCGCTGACGGCTCCGGTCGGCGCGGCCAAATACATTACCTCTGAGTTTGGGGCTGGCTTAGCACTCTCCATCGTGATTGCTGCTGTAGTGCTCGTCTCCAGAGGCCGTCACGAAACTGGCCTGAGCTCGCGGTAG
- a CDS encoding TetR/AcrR family transcriptional regulator has product MVTNTDRRAPGRPQAFLPEDALDRAVEMFWEHGYEGVDVERIARAVHVTKPALYRAFGDKPTLLLKAVERYATTYGAPMIAAFQAEPDIHKAVTAFCVATVDTATGEARGGCMMAAAALGQSERVIEIRSYFAKGLTASADVFAQRFEQEMKAGRLTRTLSAKVRARALIDLMQGLLLRAKAGVSRRELLKDARSYMSLVLAK; this is encoded by the coding sequence ATGGTAACTAATACAGACAGACGGGCCCCCGGGCGGCCTCAGGCTTTTCTGCCTGAGGATGCCCTTGACCGTGCCGTGGAGATGTTTTGGGAGCATGGGTATGAAGGCGTGGATGTCGAACGGATCGCGCGAGCCGTGCACGTCACAAAACCTGCGCTGTACCGCGCCTTTGGCGACAAGCCGACCTTGCTGCTCAAGGCGGTCGAACGTTATGCAACGACCTATGGTGCTCCCATGATCGCGGCGTTCCAGGCGGAGCCGGACATCCACAAGGCAGTGACCGCCTTCTGCGTCGCCACTGTCGACACCGCTACGGGCGAAGCGCGCGGCGGATGCATGATGGCTGCCGCGGCGCTCGGACAGTCGGAGCGAGTAATCGAGATCCGCTCTTATTTTGCGAAGGGCCTTACTGCGAGCGCTGATGTCTTCGCACAAAGGTTTGAGCAGGAGATGAAGGCCGGCCGCCTGACTCGCACGTTGTCGGCGAAGGTGCGAGCCCGTGCGCTCATCGACCTGATGCAGGGATTGCTGCTTCGCGCCAAGGCTGGCGTATCACGCAGAGAACTTCTGAAAGACGCCCGCAGCTACATGTCCCTTGTTCTTGCCAAGTAA
- a CDS encoding FMN-dependent NADH-azoreductase — protein MSTLLALDVSPRGDRSISRALGKHFVGGWQALNPDGTVIYRDLNASRIPYMDNDWIGGVYAPAEVERTPEMHRALALSAELIAELQAADVLFISTPMYNFTIPAVLKSWLDYVVRPGYTFQLAPGWPGMLKNKRAKLIVVSRDSYEEGQPTETEDHVTPVLRKVLSFMGINELDVVRAGGSLAVNLGKVRLEDHLKHYAPAVAALAGS, from the coding sequence ATGTCGACCCTGCTTGCCCTGGACGTGAGTCCTCGCGGCGACCGTTCGATCTCTCGCGCACTTGGAAAGCATTTCGTCGGCGGATGGCAAGCGCTTAACCCAGATGGGACCGTGATCTATCGCGACCTGAATGCATCACGCATTCCCTACATGGACAACGACTGGATCGGAGGCGTGTATGCTCCGGCAGAAGTGGAGCGGACACCCGAGATGCACAGAGCGCTGGCGCTCTCAGCCGAGTTGATCGCCGAGCTTCAGGCGGCTGACGTGCTCTTCATCAGCACGCCGATGTACAACTTCACGATCCCTGCCGTACTGAAGTCATGGCTCGATTACGTCGTGCGGCCCGGCTATACCTTCCAGCTCGCGCCAGGCTGGCCCGGCATGCTGAAGAACAAGAGAGCCAAGCTGATTGTGGTGTCGCGCGACAGTTATGAGGAAGGCCAACCCACCGAGACTGAAGACCATGTGACGCCAGTACTACGCAAAGTACTTAGCTTTATGGGAATCAACGAACTGGATGTGGTGCGGGCAGGAGGTAGCCTCGCCGTGAATCTTGGGAAAGTTCGACTCGAAGATCACCTGAAGCACTATGCTCCTGCGGTGGCAGCGCTCGCAGGCAGCTGA
- a CDS encoding DHA2 family efflux MFS transporter permease subunit has product MQSSTQDPEIESHPFEDAADRAEAPLAPSAARFEPGVPLETQAPPVRVFNPWIIALVVTMGTFMEVLDTSIANVALPHIAGSLSASQDESTWVLTSYLVANAIILPISGWISSVIGRKNFYLISVVMFTVFSAACGIAPTLGALVVFRVLQGLSGGGLQPSVQAILADAFPGEKRGMAMAVYTVAILCAPVLGPTLGGWITDNYSWRWIFYINIPVGVLCAIFTRMVLVDPPHLTAARKANKGKKIRIDGTGLALVSIGLAATEIVLDRGQELDWFGSTFITWTAIVAGIAIVGAIAWELYTPNPVVNLRLLKERNFLFCCTIVLGMYTALYASTFLLPQYMQELMGYDATTAGLAVSPAGLVTMLEVPFVGWLMSRGSDARRLIAMGIITMTAGTYWCSLLNLSVGEHSLVWPRIVQVMGLGMTTVPLSTIMFRFLPADQSSNAAGIYALVRNEGGSIGIALSSTFLQRTTQQHQTYLAANISASNPLAMQAVQSASAAVGGDAADRSYAGLAMVYHQVQTQASLLAYMDQFRLFAYVLACLLPLVLLLKRPPKIIGKITLDAH; this is encoded by the coding sequence ATGCAGTCATCTACGCAGGACCCCGAGATCGAATCCCATCCGTTTGAAGACGCCGCGGACCGCGCCGAAGCGCCGCTGGCGCCCTCTGCCGCACGCTTTGAGCCGGGCGTGCCGCTTGAGACCCAGGCGCCGCCGGTTCGCGTCTTCAATCCGTGGATTATTGCGCTGGTTGTCACCATGGGCACGTTCATGGAGGTGCTGGATACCTCCATTGCGAACGTTGCGCTGCCGCACATTGCGGGCAGTCTCTCCGCGTCACAGGATGAGAGTACGTGGGTGCTGACCAGCTACCTGGTCGCAAACGCCATCATCCTGCCGATCAGCGGATGGATCTCTAGTGTCATTGGCCGCAAGAACTTTTACCTGATTTCCGTGGTCATGTTCACCGTGTTCTCAGCCGCATGCGGCATTGCGCCGACGCTGGGCGCGCTGGTGGTCTTCCGCGTGTTGCAGGGGTTAAGTGGTGGCGGTCTGCAGCCGTCGGTGCAGGCGATTCTTGCCGATGCGTTTCCTGGGGAGAAGCGTGGCATGGCCATGGCGGTTTATACGGTCGCGATTCTGTGCGCACCGGTGCTTGGCCCGACGCTGGGTGGGTGGATCACCGACAACTATTCGTGGCGCTGGATCTTCTACATCAACATTCCAGTGGGTGTTCTGTGCGCGATCTTCACGCGCATGGTGCTGGTCGATCCGCCACATCTGACCGCCGCGCGCAAAGCCAACAAGGGCAAGAAGATTCGGATCGACGGTACCGGTCTCGCGCTGGTGAGCATCGGCCTTGCGGCGACGGAGATTGTGCTCGATCGCGGACAGGAACTGGACTGGTTCGGCAGCACCTTCATCACCTGGACCGCGATCGTTGCAGGCATCGCCATCGTCGGCGCCATCGCGTGGGAACTTTATACGCCCAACCCCGTGGTGAACCTGCGGCTGCTGAAGGAACGGAACTTCCTCTTCTGCTGCACGATCGTGTTGGGCATGTACACGGCCCTGTATGCATCGACCTTTCTGCTGCCGCAGTACATGCAGGAACTGATGGGGTACGACGCGACGACAGCCGGCCTCGCCGTGTCACCCGCGGGCCTTGTCACGATGCTTGAGGTGCCCTTCGTGGGCTGGCTTATGAGCCGAGGCTCGGATGCTCGCAGACTTATCGCGATGGGCATCATCACCATGACGGCCGGCACCTACTGGTGCTCCTTGCTGAACCTGAGCGTAGGCGAACACAGCCTGGTCTGGCCGCGCATTGTGCAGGTCATGGGCCTTGGGATGACCACGGTCCCGCTCAGCACCATCATGTTCCGCTTCCTGCCAGCGGATCAGAGCAGCAATGCAGCAGGTATCTACGCGCTGGTGCGCAATGAAGGCGGATCGATCGGCATTGCGCTGTCGAGCACCTTTCTTCAGCGCACGACACAGCAGCACCAGACGTATCTCGCGGCAAATATCTCCGCATCGAATCCGCTCGCGATGCAGGCTGTACAGTCCGCCAGCGCGGCCGTGGGTGGAGACGCGGCCGACCGCAGCTACGCAGGCCTGGCAATGGTCTACCACCAGGTGCAGACGCAGGCCTCCCTGCTGGCCTACATGGACCAGTTCCGGCTGTTCGCGTATGTGCTGGCCTGCCTGCTGCCGCTGGTCTTGCTGCTGAAACGGCCGCCAAAGATCATTGGCAAGATCACACTCGACGCCCACTAG
- a CDS encoding TetR/AcrR family transcriptional regulator: protein MLTDLRRGEIIAAAMKVFAKKGFSEARAEDVAAQAGIAKGTLYLYFDSKEAIYEAALKHAMTALGATVAARVGAAATAEERIRAWVGARIDFWGGQGDLYRMILTLGREKKHRKQTATLLRESVDSFMNVLRMSVASGELKDRPLEPISWTVLDMIRGANERRIDGLSIHDAGSDTEGIVETVMRYFA from the coding sequence ATGCTCACCGATCTGCGGCGCGGCGAAATCATCGCCGCGGCCATGAAGGTCTTTGCAAAGAAGGGCTTTAGCGAGGCACGCGCCGAGGATGTCGCAGCGCAGGCCGGCATCGCCAAGGGAACGCTCTATCTTTATTTCGATTCCAAGGAAGCCATCTACGAAGCCGCACTGAAGCACGCCATGACTGCCCTGGGCGCGACCGTGGCGGCGCGCGTGGGTGCTGCAGCCACGGCCGAGGAACGTATTCGCGCCTGGGTCGGCGCACGCATTGATTTCTGGGGAGGCCAGGGCGACCTCTACCGCATGATCCTGACGCTGGGCCGCGAGAAAAAGCATCGCAAACAAACCGCGACGCTGCTGCGAGAGAGCGTCGATAGCTTCATGAATGTCTTGCGGATGTCGGTTGCATCGGGGGAGTTGAAGGACAGGCCGCTGGAGCCGATTAGCTGGACCGTGCTGGACATGATCCGCGGTGCGAACGAGCGGCGCATCGACGGCCTCTCAATCCACGATGCAGGCAGTGATACCGAAGGGATCGTAGAGACCGTGATGCGCTACTTCGCGTAA